The sequence below is a genomic window from Halodesulfovibrio sp. MK-HDV.
GTAGCCACAAACGCAGAGCGCTGGGATTCCTTTAAAAAAGCATTCCCTCTTGCCCTCATGCCTATCATTGTGCTTGGCGGTATCTACTCCGGTCAATTCAGTCCTACACAGGCCGCTGCCGTATCCGTATTCTATTCATTATTCATGGCTAAAATTCTCTACAAAAAGTTCTCTAAAAAGGACTTTGTAGATTCCATCGTCAGCACCGCAAGACTCAGTAGTATGATCTACTTCCTCGTGGTCGGTGGCGAGCTGTTCGGTAAGGTGCTCGGCTACATTGGTTTGCCGCAGCTTATCGCCCAGTGGGTTATCGACATGAACTTGGGGCCGGTTGCCTTCCTGCTTATGGCGCAGGGCATTCTGCTTTTTATGGGCTTCTTTTTCTCATCCTTCCCAATGGTAATCATCGTGCTGCCACTCTTCCTGCCAAGTGTTTACTCTCTCGGCATTGATCCGGTTTTATACGGCGCACTGGCTATTTTCTGTTCCATCATCGGTGAAGTAACGCCGCCAATGGGGCCTCAGCTATGGATTGCCGCTCCGATATGTAAGGAAAAGATAGGAAACATAATGCGCGAGTCGTGGGTCTTCCTTGGGGTGCAGGTTTTTGCTCTCATACTCACCACGCTCTTCCCGGCAATCAGCCTGTTCCTTGTAAATTTCATTCGCTAGCTTATCCGCGATTCGAATGATCACATATTTTGTACCATAACTCATCGATCTATTTTTATGTAACGGAGAAGAAAAATGGCAGAAACTGCTACTGAATTCAAAAATGAACATACTACGTTAGATCCGAAAAATCATGCAGATTGGGAAGTTGCTCAGGATGCAGAAACACGGATGAAAACAATCTATGCTATTGCAGCCGAGATGGGACTTACAGAAAAAGAGCTGCTCCCATACGGTCATTATATGGGAAAAATTGATTACCGCGCCGTGCTTGGTCGTTTGAGTGATAGACCTAACGGAAAGTACATTAACGTAACCGCCATTACTCCGACTCCACTTGGCGAAGGCAAGTCTACAACGACTATCGGTCTTGTGCAGGGACTCGGAAAACGTGGAAAGAAATCTTCTGCTGCTATCCGTCAGCCTTCCGGTGGACCTACCATGGGAGTTAAAGGCGGCGCAGCCGGTGGCGGGCGTTCCCAGTGCATTCCGCTTACACCTTTCTCACTGGGTTTTACCGGTGATATTAACTCCATCATGAACGCACATAACCTCGCAATGGTAGCTGTTACTTCACGTATGCAGCATGAACGTAACTACGATGATGAGAAGTTGGAAAAACTCTCTGGAATGAAACGTCTTGATGTTGATCCTACCCGCGTGGAAATGGGCTGGGTAATCGACTTCTGTTGTCAGTCGCTGCGGAATATTATCATCGGCATGGACGGCGTGAACGCTCAGCGTGACGGTTTCATGATGCGTTCCAGATTTGATATTGCTGTTTCTTCTGAAGTAATGGCAATTTTAGCAGTAGCGAAAGACCTTACAAACCTTCGTGAACGCATGGCTAAAATCATCGTTGCGTACGACAAGAATGGTAAGCCGCTTACTACTAAAGATTTTGAAGTTGACGGCGCTATGACCGCATGGATTGTAGAAGCTGTTAACCCTAACCTTATTCAGACTCTGGAAGGACAGCCTGTTATCGTACACGCTGGTCCGTTTGCAAACATTGCAATCGGTCAGTCCTCCATTATCGCAGATCAGGTTGGTCTTAAACTTTCTGAATACCACGTAACAGAATCCGGCTTTGGTGCGGACATCGGTTACGAAAAATTCTGGAACTTGAAATGCCACTACTCAGGTCTTAAGCCTGATGCAGCGGTTGTTGTT
It includes:
- a CDS encoding formate--tetrahydrofolate ligase — its product is MAETATEFKNEHTTLDPKNHADWEVAQDAETRMKTIYAIAAEMGLTEKELLPYGHYMGKIDYRAVLGRLSDRPNGKYINVTAITPTPLGEGKSTTTIGLVQGLGKRGKKSSAAIRQPSGGPTMGVKGGAAGGGRSQCIPLTPFSLGFTGDINSIMNAHNLAMVAVTSRMQHERNYDDEKLEKLSGMKRLDVDPTRVEMGWVIDFCCQSLRNIIIGMDGVNAQRDGFMMRSRFDIAVSSEVMAILAVAKDLTNLRERMAKIIVAYDKNGKPLTTKDFEVDGAMTAWIVEAVNPNLIQTLEGQPVIVHAGPFANIAIGQSSIIADQVGLKLSEYHVTESGFGADIGYEKFWNLKCHYSGLKPDAAVVVATIRALKCHGGAPVPFPGKPLPVEYNGENVEWVEKGCANLLHHIDIVKKSGVSPVVCINAFVTDTDAEIAKVRELCEAAGARVALSRHWEHGGDGALELADAVIAACEDETEFTPLYTWDMPARERIERVATEVYGAEGVDFSAEALRKLAAIETNNDMSKLGMCMVKSHLSLSDDPSKKGVPSNWRLNIRDVLIFGGAGFFVPVAGAISLMPGTGSNPSFRRIDVDTETGKVQGLF
- a CDS encoding TRAP transporter large permease, with protein sequence MSPLEYFALASIALLFLMGTPLTVAFSLGSIIILIESMGLPINNLAQLFFSAMNSYTLLAMPFFILAGNVILRCEGVKHLRDFLNRMVGHLPGGMAAAIIIFAAFLGSVSGSATACLAIIGTIFVPMMVESGYSRPFASGLTVTSAGLGAVIPPSIFFIVFGSANRIPIADLFMGGIGPGLLAATLMIITAIVISKKRGFKSTTVATNAERWDSFKKAFPLALMPIIVLGGIYSGQFSPTQAAAVSVFYSLFMAKILYKKFSKKDFVDSIVSTARLSSMIYFLVVGGELFGKVLGYIGLPQLIAQWVIDMNLGPVAFLLMAQGILLFMGFFFSSFPMVIIVLPLFLPSVYSLGIDPVLYGALAIFCSIIGEVTPPMGPQLWIAAPICKEKIGNIMRESWVFLGVQVFALILTTLFPAISLFLVNFIR